A region of uncultured Carboxylicivirga sp. DNA encodes the following proteins:
- a CDS encoding RagB/SusD family nutrient uptake outer membrane protein: protein MKLNRKYIGLFCLLTGSLLMSSCDDFLEEKPLDLKVSSQFWKTEADAQSAVNGLYFGGVPYLHNIDVDGGWTPKATMWGGVMSGLYVDKRKDRTFTNASENATFNIESFNSTARKLWSEYYIGISRANFVIANVPAMSGVLDEATITNYVAQGKFFRALAYFSLVKDFGDVPYISEPYTSTDGIYIERTPAAQIYANIEQDLLDIVDGSALPDKAFYDNGCYVTKPMAQALLAQVYLQWAGAPVNGGNAIYAKAAEMAKKVISGGKHALIHPDGTTNDLNSAFNIIKTTKSSNEIIYAKEYNQTSYNIGNSYAVRSIGTDAFQWTDANGSTIFRPGGDVLYNAYLPCDMLLNSYAANDIRGMEKQFFFREYTDATGVSHTLNNVGNWAWFDEQSLTSGSNGDYNMPMIRYAEVLLIAAEGLARQGAGSEVEARGYLNQVRNRAGLGDETATGDALIKSILTERLHEFPLEFKIWDDIRRTRLYPQADGLQSGSLEWVSLSTATIQNKPDGDNTKVGVIPDYALLWPIPLSEMQANPALKDQNTGWN, encoded by the coding sequence ATGAAATTAAATAGAAAATATATAGGTCTCTTTTGCTTGTTAACAGGCTCATTATTGATGAGTTCATGTGACGATTTTTTGGAAGAGAAACCATTGGACCTAAAAGTGTCCAGCCAATTTTGGAAAACTGAAGCCGATGCACAGTCGGCAGTTAACGGACTTTACTTTGGCGGTGTACCATATCTTCACAACATCGACGTTGATGGAGGCTGGACTCCCAAAGCAACTATGTGGGGTGGAGTAATGTCTGGATTATATGTAGATAAGCGTAAAGACAGAACGTTTACCAATGCTTCGGAGAATGCAACATTTAATATTGAATCATTCAATTCTACAGCTCGCAAGTTGTGGAGTGAATATTATATTGGTATTTCCAGAGCTAATTTTGTAATTGCCAATGTGCCGGCAATGTCAGGTGTGTTAGATGAGGCAACTATAACTAATTATGTTGCTCAGGGAAAATTCTTTAGGGCATTGGCTTATTTCTCTTTGGTTAAGGATTTTGGTGATGTCCCTTATATTTCAGAACCTTATACCTCAACCGATGGTATTTATATTGAGCGTACTCCTGCTGCACAAATTTACGCGAATATCGAACAGGATTTGCTTGATATAGTAGATGGTAGTGCTTTGCCTGATAAAGCTTTTTATGATAATGGTTGCTATGTAACCAAACCTATGGCACAAGCCTTATTGGCTCAGGTATATCTTCAATGGGCTGGTGCACCTGTTAATGGTGGTAATGCTATTTATGCAAAAGCTGCCGAGATGGCTAAAAAAGTCATTTCAGGCGGAAAACATGCTTTAATCCATCCAGATGGAACTACCAATGATCTTAATTCAGCATTTAACATTATCAAAACAACGAAGTCGTCGAATGAGATAATTTATGCCAAAGAGTACAATCAAACCAGCTATAATATTGGTAACTCTTATGCTGTTAGATCTATCGGAACAGATGCCTTTCAATGGACAGATGCGAATGGTAGTACTATTTTCCGTCCAGGTGGTGATGTATTATACAATGCTTATTTGCCTTGCGATATGTTGCTTAATAGTTATGCTGCAAATGATATACGTGGCATGGAGAAACAATTTTTCTTCCGTGAATATACTGATGCTACAGGTGTTTCACATACATTAAACAATGTTGGTAACTGGGCATGGTTTGATGAACAAAGCTTAACAAGTGGTTCCAATGGTGATTATAATATGCCGATGATCCGTTATGCTGAGGTATTGCTTATTGCTGCAGAAGGTCTTGCTCGTCAGGGTGCAGGATCAGAAGTTGAAGCAAGAGGCTATTTGAACCAGGTTCGTAATCGTGCTGGTTTAGGCGATGAAACAGCTACAGGAGATGCATTGATTAAATCGATATTAACCGAACGTTTGCATGAGTTCCCATTAGAATTTAAAATTTGGGATGATATTCGTAGAACACGTCTTTATCCACAGGCAGATGGTCTTCAATCAGGTTCTTTAGAGTGGGTATCATTATCTACTGCAACAATTCAGAATAAGCCTGATGGTGATAACACAAAAGTTGGTGTGATTCCTGATTATGCATTGCTATGGCCTATCCCTTTGAGCGAGATGCAGGCTAATCCTGCTTTGAAAGATCAAAATACAGGATGGAACTAA